The Herbaspirillum sp. DW155 genomic interval CAGCGGCTTGGTGCCGTGGTACGGCAGCACGTCGCTCATGAAATAGGTGGCCATCGAAGTCTGCAGCACCATCAGCACCAGGAGCGTAATACGGCGGATGTTGCCGGTGTGCTGCCAGTGGCCCTTGGGATCGGGGGCCTCGGACTGGTCCAGGTGGTCTTCGATGTAACGCGGCTCGTCATCCACGGGCGGTGCGGCTTCGACCACCTTGGCGCGGCCCTTGCGGGCGCGACGCCAGCGGCTGGGGCGACGTTCCAGGCGGCGGTTTTCTTCTTCCACCCAGCGCGCAAACGGATTCAGCTCGCCCCAGGGACGCGGCACCATGGACTTGCGATGCAGGGGTGGACCGACCGGAATGCGCGGCTGGCCGCGCTCCTGACCGATGGGCGGCACGGGCGCACCCTGCACCGCCTGCGCAGCTTGTGCCGCAGGCACCGGTGCCGGCTGGGCGGCGGGATAGATCAGGCGCAGGCGCGCATCGACCGACGCTTGCGCTGCGGCCGGCGCGAGGCTGGCATCGCGGCCGGAGGCCTCGGCCAGTACGCGGTGCAGGTCGGCGACCGGATCGCCGGAGCCGATCGCTCCCGCCCGCGCGGCCAGGTCCTGGCGTTGCTCAGGCGACAGCGGCAGGCGCGCGAGGTAATCCTCAAGCGCCTGCGAGGCTGCCGAAGTCTGCCTTAGTTGGGGGGTAATATGTAGCTCCACGTTTCAGACAAGGTTGTGCCGCCATTGGCATTGCGCAGGAAACCGCGCAGCTCGACAGGCTTGTTTTCTTCCAGACGGCGCAGCTTGACTTCCACACGCCAGCCACCGGTCACGTCATTCTTGCGGGTGGTCACGCTGGCCAGCTTGCCATTGGCATCGGCCTCGACCACACCTTCCACCCGCGCATTGGCGGGTAGCTTCTTGAGATTGCCGCCATCGAAGTCGATCGCCAGCTGCTGTACCTCGTCCGGCTTGCCGTCCTGCCTGGGACGATAGCCGTGGCCGAACAGGGTCTGCGTGACGAAGGCCAGCGGCGGACGCTTCTCGTTGTCCTTCTGCCAGGACAGGCGATATTCCACGTTCAACGGCTGGCCCGGCTTGGGCAGCGTATTGGGAATCCAGTAGGCGACGATGTTGTCGTTGGTCTCATCGGGCGTGGGAATCTGCACCAGCTCCACGCGGCCCGAACCCCACTTGCCCTTGGGCTCGACCCAGGCACTCGGACGGGACTGGTAGTTGTAGTCCAGGTCTTCGTAGTGCGAGAAATTGCGGTCGCGCTGCATCAGGCCAAAGCCCAGCGGATTGTCGAAGGAGAACGAGGTCACCAGCAGGCGCTTGGGGTTCACCAGCGGACGCCACAGCCATTCGCCGGTCCCCGACTGCATCGACAGGCCATCCGAATCATGCACTTCCGGACGGAAATCATCGGCCGGACCGGGCTGGTTCTCGCCGAAGAGGAACATGCTCGTCAGCGGCGCAATGCCCAGCTTGGTGACATTGCTGCGCAGGTAGAGCTGGGCCTTGACGTCCATGACGGTATCGACGCCCGGCTTCAACACGAAGCGATAAGCCCCGGTGGCACGCGGCGAATCCAGCAGCGCATAGATCACCAGTTCCTTGGCCTCGCCGGAAGGACGCTCCAGCCAGAACTCGGTAAAGCGCGGGAATTCCTCACCCGAATAGAGCGCGGTATCGATGGCCAGGCCGCGCGCCGACAGGCCGTAGCTCTGTCCTTTGCCCATCGCGCGGAAGTAGCTGGCACCGTGGAAGGTGAGCACGTCATCCTTGACCTTGGGCGAATTGAGCGGGAAGCGGATACGGAAACCCGCAAAGCCGATATTGCGCAAGGTGCGCGGATCGATGCTGCGGTTGGCGCTGTAATCGAACAGGGCCGGGCTGAAATGGATCTCGCGCACGGCATCGCCGACGACTTCATTGACCTTGACCGGCTCGGTATAGCTGGCGCCGAGGTGGATGAAGGACAGCTCGAAGGGCAGCTTCTGCGCACGCCAGTAGGACTTTTCATCGCGGAAGTAGATCTGGCTGGCCTGCTCGTAGCTCAGGTCCTTGAGCGACTTGGGCAGATCATCGTCCGGTTTCTTGTACGATTTGCCGGCCAGCGCCTTGGCGCGGGCGGCCACGGTGTTGAAATCGAAGGCCAGCGCAGCCTGCGGCAAGGCCAGCGCCAACAGACCCGCCAGGGCCGCCGGTGCGGCAAGACGGCGCCACCAGGTCAATCGGGCGGCGCTGCGCATGGAATCAGGTCCGTCGCCAGGCCGTGAGGTGGTGTGAAGCAGCATTATTGTTTTGTCTGACATGCAATTTTCTGGTTGATTGCCCCGGCAGACACTGAGCTCAGCGCCGCATCGGAAAGCAGGCGCTAGTTTACCCAAATGTGGCCGGGATTGTTCGCTAGTTCATATGGAGATGGCACGCTTGCAGAAGGAATGGCCCTTGGGGCGATGTTTCATGCAAGAAACTTCATCCGACCGCAAACCCGGCATTGGCGGGCGCAAGCGGCCAGCCGGTTCACGTATAAGGGCAGATGGCGCTGTATAAAGTTCCGTGCCGCAGCATGGCTGCTGTAACATTATGTTTTTCGCACCTTGCAGCCGGCCCCTTGCGGGCCTGCTTCATTACCCTCCGCACACAGATTCCCGCATGACCACTGCTTCCGGCCCGCTCACCATCGTCGTCGCCACCGACCTCAACAACGGCATCGGCATCCGCAACACCCTGCCCTGGCATCTGCCGGAAGACCTGGCGCACTTCAAGCGCACCACCTCGGGGCATGCCATCCTGATGGGCCGCAAGACCTTTGAATCGATCGGTCGTCCCCTGCCCAACCGGCGCAACATCGTCATCACCCGCAATGCCGACTGGCAACACGCGGGCGTGGAGACCGCCACCTCGCTGCAGCAGGCGGCCGCGCTGGCGCAGGGTGCGCCGGCCTTCATCATCGGCGGGGCGCAGATCTATGCGGAAGCCCTGCCGCTGGTGGACCGTCTCATCATCACCCGCATCGACAAGGCGTTCGATTGCGACGCTTTCTTCCCGGCCCTGGACGAGGCCCTGTGGCAGGAAACGGCGCGCGAGGCTCACCGGTCCGAAACTTCCGGATTGGACTACGCTTTTGTGACATACGAAAGACGTTGAAACGGACTTGGCGGCAGGCTGTTGTTTTTTCCCTTTTTTTGCTTGCAGTGCGCACCTCTTTAGCGCAGTTGCCGCGCACGCGGCGCGCATATCTGCGACAATCCCGCTTTCATTTTTCCGGCGCGCAAGCACTGCCAGCCCAGGCGCTTTTCTTTTGACCCCCTGCGCGCGTGTGCCGCCCCGGCTGCCCGTGCGCAAAGCCTGGAGAAATCCATGAAATTCCGATTCCCCATCGTCATCATCGACGAAGACTTCCGCTCCGAAAACACCTCCGGCCTGGGCATCCGCGCCCTGGCCGACGCCATCGAAGCCGAAGGCATGGAAGTGCTGGGCGTGACCAGCTATGGCGATCTGGCCCAGTTCGCCCAGCAGCAGTCGCGCGCCTCGGCCTTCATCCTGTCCATCGACGATGAAGAAATGGGCGCCGGCTCGGACGAAGAAACCGACTTCGCCCTCAAGGCCCTGCGTGCGTTTGTGAGCGAAATCCGTCACAAGAACGCCGACATCCCCATCTACCTCTACGGTGAAACCCGCACCTCGCGCCACATTCCCAACGATGTGCTGCGCGAACTGCACGGTTTCATTCACATGTTCGAAGACACACCGGAGTTCGTGGCCCGCCACATCATCCGCGAAGCCAAGTCCTATCTGGATGGCCTGGCGCCGCCGTTCTTCCGCGCCCTGGTCGATTACGCGCAGGATGGCTCCTATTCCTGGCACTGCCCCGGCCACTCCGGCGGCGTGGCCTTCCTGAAGTCGCCCGTGGGCCAGATGTTCCACCAGTTCTTCGGCGAACGCATGCTGCGCGCCGACGTCTGCAATGCCGTGGAAGAACTCGGCCAGCTGCTGGACCACACCGGCCCGGTGGCCAACTCCGAACGCAATGCGGCGCGCATCTTCAATGCCGACCACTGCTACTTCGTCACCAACGGCACCTCGACCTCCAACAAGATGGTCTGGCACTCCACCGTGGCGCCGGGCGACATCGTGGTGGTGGACCGCAACTGCCACAAGTCCATCCTGCACTCCATCATCATGACCGGTGCGATCCCCGTGTTCCTGATGCCGACCCGCAATCACCTCGGCATCATCGGCCCGATCCCGCTGGAAGAGTTCACCCTGGAAAGCATCCAGAAAAAGATCGAAGCCAACCCCTTCGCCCGCGAAGCCAAGAACAAGAAGCCGCGCATCCTGACCATCACGCAATCGACCTACGACGGCGTGGTCTACAACGTCGAGACCTTGAAGGACATGCTCGACGGCGAGATCGAGACCCTGCACTTCGACGAAGCCTGGCTGCCGCACGCGACCTTCCACGACTTCTACAAGGACATGCACGCCATCGGCAAGGACCGTCCGCGTGCCAAGAAGTCGCTGATCTTCTCGACCCAATCGACCCACAAGCTGCTGGCCGGCCTGTCGCAGGCCTCGCAGATCCTGGTGCGCGAATCGGAAACCGTGAAGCTCGACGAGGACGCCTTCAACGAAGCCTTCCTGATGCACACCTCGACTTCGCCGCAATACTCCATCATCGCCTCCTGCGACGTCGCGGCGGCCATGATGGAAGCGCCGGGCGGCACGGCACTGGTGGAAGAAAGCATCCTGGAGGCGCTGGACTTCCGCCGCGCCATGAAGAAGATCGATCAGGAATTCGGCGATGAATGGTGGTTCCAGGTCTGGGGCCCCAACACCTTCGCCGCCGATGGCATCGGCGAACGCGAAGATTGGGTCATCAAGGCAGAGGACGACTGGCACGGCTTCGGCAATCTGGCACCGGGCTTCAACATGCTGGACCCGATCAAGGCCACCATCGTCACCCCCGGCCTGGCCCTGAACGGCCAGTTCGGCGAGACCGGCATCCCGGCTTCCATCGTGACCAAGTACCTGGCCGAGCACGGCGTGATCGTGGAGAAGTGCGGTCTGTATTCCTTCTTCATCATGTTCACCATCGGCATCACCAAGGGCCGCTGGAACACCCTGGTGACGGCGCTGCAGCAGTTCAAGGACGACTACGACAAGAACCAGCCGATCTGGCGCATCCTGCCCGAGTTCGCCCAGCGCAACCCGCGCTACGAGCGCCTGGGCCTGCGCGACCTGTGCCAGCAGATCCACGAGACCTACCGCGCCTACGACGTGGCCCGCCTGACCACCGAGATGTATCTCTCGGACATGCAACCGGCCATGAAGCCCTCGGACGCCTTCGCGAAGATGGCCCACCGCGAAATCGATCGCGTCCCCCTGGACGAACTGGAAGGCCGCGTGACTTCGATCCTGCTGACCCCCTATCCGCCGGGCATTCCTCTGCTGATCCCGGGCGAGATGTTCAACAAGACCATCGTCGATTACCTGAAGTTTGCGCGCGATTTCAACGAGAAATTCCCCGGCTTCGAAACCGACGTGCACGGACTGGTCAAGCGCGAAGTCAACGGCCGTCGCGATTACTTCGTGGATTGCGTCAAGCAGTAAGCCTCAGCGCTGCATGTAAAAAAGCCGATGCCTGCGATGGCATCGGCTTTTTTTATCTTCGGCCCGACCTCCCTCCCCCGTTCGCACTGAGTAGCGGCTGCGCCGCGTATCGAAGGTGGTGGCACTCCGCCCGACAGTTACGCAGTCAAAAAGTCCCGAGATAGAAGTAACCCGCCAGTGCCCCGCCAAATAACAACCACAGCGGATGAAGCTTGGTCTTGAGCGCAATGATGGCGGTGGTCGCCGTGATCGCCGCGAGGAAGCCATGCGTGATCGAGGCCTGGGTGATGAGCAGCGCCGAAGCCGCGACCAGCCCGCCAGTGACGGGCAGCAGACCGGCCTGCACATGACGCCGCCAGGGCTTGTCCTTGCACCTCTCCCAGACGTGCAACATGATGACGGTGATGATCGACGACGGCCCGAACTTGGCCAGGCTGGTCACCAGCATCCCCCAGAAGCCGGCCACGTGCCAGCCCACCAGCGTGACCACCATCAGGTTGGGACCGGGCGCGGCCTGCCCCAGCGCGAAGAGCGCGCTGAAATCTTCAGCGCTCATCCAGTGATGCACTTCCACGACCTGGCGCTGCATCTCCGGCAGGATGGTGTTGCCACCACCGAAAGCCAGCACCGACAACTGCGTGAAGATGATGACCAATGCGATCAGGGTCTGGCTCATTGCGCGCCCTCCTTCTTGCCCTCATGCTGCGCGCCCCCACCCTGCGGCTTGGCGGCGAAGCGATCACCGTAGCGGGCGGTGAGGACCACGCTGATGGGCGTCATCACCAGCATCACCCACAACAGCGGAATGCGCAGCAAGGCGATGGCGATGAAGCAGATCACCGCCACACCCGCCAGCACCAGGTTCTTGCGCAGCGGCAGCGCGATCTTCACGGCCATCTGGATCAGCAGACCCGCAGCGGCTGCCGCCAAACCGGCGAACAGATGCTTGACGTTGGGATCATGCTGGAAATGCTGGTAGATCATCCCCAGCAGGATCACCACCACGGAGGGCACGGCGATCAAGCCGGTGATGCCCGCCACCGCCCCCTTCCAGCCTCGGAACTTCATGCCCAGCGCCACCGACAGGTTGATGATGTTGCCGCCGGGCAGGAACTGGCACAGGCCCAGCAGCTCGACGAATTCGGGCTCGCTGAGCCAGCGGCGGCGCTCCACGATCATGCGATGCGCCAGCGGCAGCGCACCGCCGAAGGCCGTCATGCCCAGGCCCAGGAAGCCGAGGAATATTTCTTTGGTAGTGGGAACAGGCCGCTCAGGGGCCAGCAGGTCAGGAGTACTCATCATCATCTCGTGCGAACGCGGCGTGATTGCCGGATGAACGAAAGGCTACGCCTGGGGAGGGTTTTTGTCTAATATATGTCAGACACCCTATCCATATTATTCAGATATGTCACCTTCCATCGATCTGCGCCTGCTGCGCTACTTCATCGCCGTGGCTGAAGAGGGCCACCTGACCAAGGCCGCCGAGCGTATCGGCATCCAGCAGCCGCCACTATCGCAGCAAATCCGCCTGCTGGAGCGCGAGCTGGGCGTGACGCTCTTCAACCGCCTGCCGCGCGGCATGGAGCTTACTGACAGCGGCACCGCCCTGCTCAACGATGCCCGCGCCCTGCTGGCGCAACTCGATACGACGGTGGCCAGCGTGCGCCGCATCGCCGAGGGCAAGATGGGACGCATCGCCGTAGGCTTCACCGAATCGGCATCGCTGCATCCCTTCGTGCATTCGGTGATCCGCGCCTTCCGTGCCGATGCGCCGGACGTGGCGATGACGGTGGAAGAGAGCAACACCAACGAGCTGATCGAAGCGCTGCGTGCGAAGCGGCTTGATCTGGCCTTCGTGCGCTCCCCCGTGGGCGATTCGGGCGGACTGACCATCGAAACCATGCTGGTCGAAGACATGGTGGCCGCCTTGCCCATCGACCATCCGTTATCAGAGCAAGGCAAGCGCAAGAGCCTCGCCCTGCACGCGCTGGCCGAGGAATCTTTCATCATGACGCGCCGCCCCAACGGCCCCGGCCTGTACGACACCATCATCGCCGCCTGCCACGCGGCCGGGTTCTCGCCGCAGGTGATCCAGGAGGCGCGCAAGAATCTCCCCACGCTCTCGCTGGTGGCGGCGGGGGTCGGGGTAGCGATCATCCCGGCATCGATGACGCGGGTCAATGCGGAGGGCGTGGTCTATCTGAAGCTGACCGGCGCACCCGAGCTGAAAGCCCCGCTGCATCTGGCTTACCGGACCGGCAGCATCAGCGGTGCAGCACGGCTGATGCGCGAAGAGGCATTGAAGCTGAGTGCCGGACGCAAGCGACGCTGACTCCGGCAGGCATATTACGGATATATGGCAATGCGTTGATCGATACAAAAATGGCTTCCCGCAGGAAGCCATTTTTTTATTGCGGAAATGATTTATATCGTTTTCAGGTCTTGGGCAGGGTCACGCCATGCTGGCCCTGATACTTGCCGCCGCGATCCTTGTAGGAGGTTTCGCAGATTTCATCGCTCTCGAAGAAGAGCACCTGGGCGCAGCCTTCACCGGCATAGATCTTGGCCGGCAGCGGCGTGGTGTTGGAGAACTCCAGGGTGACGTAGCCTTCCCACTCCGGCTCGAAGGGGGTGACGTTGACGATGATGCCGCAGCGCGCGTAGGTGGACTTGCCCAGGCAGATGGTCAGCACGCTACGCGGGATGCGGAAGTATTCGACGGTACGGGCCAGGGCGAAGGAGTTGGGCGGGATGATGCAGACATCGCCCTTGAAATCCACGAAGGATTTCTCATCGAAGTTCTTGGGATCGACGATGGTGGAATTGATGTTGGTAAAGATCTTGAATTCGTCGGCGCAGCGGATATCGTAGCCATAGGAAGAGGTGCCGTAGGAAACGATCTTGCTGCCATCGGCCGCCAGGCGCACCTGACCGGGCTCGTAGGGTTCGATCATTCCTTCCTGCTCCGCCATGCGGCGGATCCACTTGTCTGACTTGATGGCCATGGTTGTTCGATGTATTCAACTGATTCGGAGAAGTCGGCATTTTACGCGAAAAACGGGCGAAATTGGCCGAATCGGCGCTGCAAGCCGCGCCGGGGCTCGTTGGCTTGTCCAGTTCTTGCGAAAGGGATGGCGCGGCCTGTCAACAACAAAGCGCCCACCGGCAACGCTAACCGCTCATCGGCAGGGATCATCGATCTGCAGTTTTCCATGTCCACGAGCCAGACGCAGAGGCTCACACGCATTCCGGCCCGACGATAGAAAAATGAGCCGGGCAGCATCTCACTGCCAGCCCGCCCTCCCCTCTACTCCCCTCCACTAGGAAATTTCGCATGGCAGATTCGGCCCCTGCTTAGTCCTTAATTTCATAAACTATTTTGCGCAGGCATTTGCCGATACGGAGATTGCTGCGGCCCTTGATGCGGATGAAGCGCAAAGCACATTCAGCGCATCGCAGGAAGGGCCATCCACATCGTTTAATGCCAGCCAGCTGCGAGCGTCGATATCGTCACACCGTAATGGGCAAACAAGGAATCCCTCCGCATGAATTCACCAGAACCATCTGTTGCCGCGCAAAACACGCCGCCACCAGGGCGCGGTCGGTGGGTCGTGGTGTTGCTCGCTGCGATGTTGCTGACCTTGCTGGGGCTGTTCTGGCTCTATCTTGAAGCGGTCAACGCCAGCTTGTGGGGATTTGGCCCGCGAGAACTGGCGATTGCGCAATACACGCCCAAGGACGTGGTAGGCGACCTGGGCGGCATGAAGGTGGTTATCCCACGCGGTGTGGCAGAACTGGTCGAGTACGACGACGACCCGACCTGGGGTGAAAAACGCAAAGGCCCTCGCCCCGTCAGAACCTTCGATTCCAGACTGGCCAGCTTCGGCTTTTATGTTCGTTACCCGGATGGAGCGACTTTCGCTGATCCCGAGATGCGCAAGGACTATGAGAAATATGGCACGCGCGAAAGGGCGTTCAATCATGGAATCCGGGGTGGTGATCTATGGCTCAGACCAGGAGTCTCATCGGGGAAATTTTATTCACGAGATGGCTTTCTCGATAGGATCTCGGTGAAACTTGATGCCCCGATTGGAAGGCCCTGGTGGCAAAAATTCGACAAGCTTCCCCACAAAGAGCACGGGCTGACGGTCTATCGAGTCAAGGGAATTGAAGCGGAATTGGCAGACCCTCAAAAGAAACTGGATTTCATGGTCAAGGACGTCTACATCCATCGCGACAAAACAGGCAAGGTGAAGACCTACATCGATTGCCATCCTAAGGAATGGCATTCCTCCGCGTGCAAGCAGTCATGGAGTCTGGAAGATGACGGAGTACATGCAGAGGTCTATGTGGCCTACGGTCCCGAGAAGCGAAAAAACTG includes:
- a CDS encoding glucan biosynthesis protein G yields the protein MRSAARLTWWRRLAAPAALAGLLALALPQAALAFDFNTVAARAKALAGKSYKKPDDDLPKSLKDLSYEQASQIYFRDEKSYWRAQKLPFELSFIHLGASYTEPVKVNEVVGDAVREIHFSPALFDYSANRSIDPRTLRNIGFAGFRIRFPLNSPKVKDDVLTFHGASYFRAMGKGQSYGLSARGLAIDTALYSGEEFPRFTEFWLERPSGEAKELVIYALLDSPRATGAYRFVLKPGVDTVMDVKAQLYLRSNVTKLGIAPLTSMFLFGENQPGPADDFRPEVHDSDGLSMQSGTGEWLWRPLVNPKRLLVTSFSFDNPLGFGLMQRDRNFSHYEDLDYNYQSRPSAWVEPKGKWGSGRVELVQIPTPDETNDNIVAYWIPNTLPKPGQPLNVEYRLSWQKDNEKRPPLAFVTQTLFGHGYRPRQDGKPDEVQQLAIDFDGGNLKKLPANARVEGVVEADANGKLASVTTRKNDVTGGWRVEVKLRRLEENKPVELRGFLRNANGGTTLSETWSYILPPN
- the dcd gene encoding dCTP deaminase codes for the protein MAIKSDKWIRRMAEQEGMIEPYEPGQVRLAADGSKIVSYGTSSYGYDIRCADEFKIFTNINSTIVDPKNFDEKSFVDFKGDVCIIPPNSFALARTVEYFRIPRSVLTICLGKSTYARCGIIVNVTPFEPEWEGYVTLEFSNTTPLPAKIYAGEGCAQVLFFESDEICETSYKDRGGKYQGQHGVTLPKT
- a CDS encoding LysR family transcriptional regulator produces the protein MSPSIDLRLLRYFIAVAEEGHLTKAAERIGIQQPPLSQQIRLLERELGVTLFNRLPRGMELTDSGTALLNDARALLAQLDTTVASVRRIAEGKMGRIAVGFTESASLHPFVHSVIRAFRADAPDVAMTVEESNTNELIEALRAKRLDLAFVRSPVGDSGGLTIETMLVEDMVAALPIDHPLSEQGKRKSLALHALAEESFIMTRRPNGPGLYDTIIAACHAAGFSPQVIQEARKNLPTLSLVAAGVGVAIIPASMTRVNAEGVVYLKLTGAPELKAPLHLAYRTGSISGAARLMREEALKLSAGRKRR
- a CDS encoding arginine/lysine/ornithine decarboxylase; this translates as MKFRFPIVIIDEDFRSENTSGLGIRALADAIEAEGMEVLGVTSYGDLAQFAQQQSRASAFILSIDDEEMGAGSDEETDFALKALRAFVSEIRHKNADIPIYLYGETRTSRHIPNDVLRELHGFIHMFEDTPEFVARHIIREAKSYLDGLAPPFFRALVDYAQDGSYSWHCPGHSGGVAFLKSPVGQMFHQFFGERMLRADVCNAVEELGQLLDHTGPVANSERNAARIFNADHCYFVTNGTSTSNKMVWHSTVAPGDIVVVDRNCHKSILHSIIMTGAIPVFLMPTRNHLGIIGPIPLEEFTLESIQKKIEANPFAREAKNKKPRILTITQSTYDGVVYNVETLKDMLDGEIETLHFDEAWLPHATFHDFYKDMHAIGKDRPRAKKSLIFSTQSTHKLLAGLSQASQILVRESETVKLDEDAFNEAFLMHTSTSPQYSIIASCDVAAAMMEAPGGTALVEESILEALDFRRAMKKIDQEFGDEWWFQVWGPNTFAADGIGEREDWVIKAEDDWHGFGNLAPGFNMLDPIKATIVTPGLALNGQFGETGIPASIVTKYLAEHGVIVEKCGLYSFFIMFTIGITKGRWNTLVTALQQFKDDYDKNQPIWRILPEFAQRNPRYERLGLRDLCQQIHETYRAYDVARLTTEMYLSDMQPAMKPSDAFAKMAHREIDRVPLDELEGRVTSILLTPYPPGIPLLIPGEMFNKTIVDYLKFARDFNEKFPGFETDVHGLVKREVNGRRDYFVDCVKQ
- a CDS encoding chromate transporter, giving the protein MSQTLIALVIIFTQLSVLAFGGGNTILPEMQRQVVEVHHWMSAEDFSALFALGQAAPGPNLMVVTLVGWHVAGFWGMLVTSLAKFGPSSIITVIMLHVWERCKDKPWRRHVQAGLLPVTGGLVAASALLITQASITHGFLAAITATTAIIALKTKLHPLWLLFGGALAGYFYLGTF
- a CDS encoding chromate transporter produces the protein MMMSTPDLLAPERPVPTTKEIFLGFLGLGMTAFGGALPLAHRMIVERRRWLSEPEFVELLGLCQFLPGGNIINLSVALGMKFRGWKGAVAGITGLIAVPSVVVILLGMIYQHFQHDPNVKHLFAGLAAAAAGLLIQMAVKIALPLRKNLVLAGVAVICFIAIALLRIPLLWVMLVMTPISVVLTARYGDRFAAKPQGGGAQHEGKKEGAQ
- a CDS encoding dihydrofolate reductase — protein: MTTASGPLTIVVATDLNNGIGIRNTLPWHLPEDLAHFKRTTSGHAILMGRKTFESIGRPLPNRRNIVITRNADWQHAGVETATSLQQAAALAQGAPAFIIGGAQIYAEALPLVDRLIITRIDKAFDCDAFFPALDEALWQETAREAHRSETSGLDYAFVTYERR